One window from the genome of Lentibacillus daqui encodes:
- a CDS encoding CaiB/BaiF CoA transferase family protein, which yields MSGALENVKVLDLSRVLAGPYCTMILGDMGAEVIKVEAPGGSDETRKWGPPFKNGVSAYYLCANRNKKSITVDLKSAEGIEVIKKLVSESDVIINNFKAGTMERFGLDYETLAAINPGIVYCSITGFGETGPNKDMPGYDFIIQAMSGLMSITGDADSGPQKVGVAITDILTGLYACIGIQGALLERNQSGKGQKLDLSLYDSATSALVNIGSNYLMSGKIPQRLGNHHANIVPYQTFKTADGEMVIAVGNDNQFKKLCQLMGKPEFMEVERFQTNPSRVEHRDELVPLLQEVFLTKSTAYWQEQCKQNKIPCGPIYDLAEVTNDPQLRARNMFIACEHPIAGNVKMIGSPLKFSRTPVEVRHHPPDAGEHTDEILANLGFTKSN from the coding sequence ATGTCAGGGGCGCTTGAAAATGTCAAAGTTCTTGATTTGTCCCGTGTGTTGGCCGGTCCGTATTGTACGATGATCCTCGGTGATATGGGTGCAGAAGTCATCAAGGTAGAAGCACCCGGCGGAAGTGATGAGACGCGTAAATGGGGACCACCATTTAAAAACGGCGTCAGTGCCTATTATTTGTGTGCCAATCGCAATAAAAAAAGTATTACCGTTGACCTGAAATCTGCGGAAGGAATTGAGGTTATTAAAAAACTCGTTTCTGAAAGCGATGTCATCATTAACAATTTTAAAGCCGGGACGATGGAGCGGTTCGGACTTGACTATGAAACGCTTGCCGCCATTAATCCGGGAATTGTCTATTGTTCGATTACTGGATTTGGTGAAACTGGTCCTAACAAAGATATGCCCGGCTATGACTTTATTATTCAGGCAATGAGCGGATTAATGAGTATTACCGGTGATGCAGATTCCGGTCCACAAAAAGTCGGCGTTGCGATTACCGATATTTTGACCGGGCTATATGCCTGTATCGGAATTCAGGGTGCACTCCTTGAGCGGAACCAATCGGGTAAAGGCCAGAAATTGGATTTATCCCTTTATGATTCAGCAACCAGTGCGTTAGTCAATATTGGTAGCAATTATTTGATGTCTGGGAAGATCCCACAAAGACTTGGTAACCATCATGCCAATATTGTTCCCTACCAAACATTTAAAACAGCAGATGGGGAAATGGTTATTGCCGTTGGGAATGATAACCAGTTTAAAAAATTATGCCAACTAATGGGAAAACCGGAATTCATGGAGGTAGAGCGTTTCCAGACGAATCCAAGCCGGGTTGAACACCGCGATGAATTGGTGCCATTACTGCAGGAAGTTTTTTTAACCAAATCAACGGCGTATTGGCAGGAACAATGCAAGCAAAACAAGATTCCATGCGGGCCGATTTATGATCTTGCTGAAGTAACTAATGATCCGCAGCTGCGGGCAAGAAATATGTTTATCGCTTGTGAGCATCCAATTGCTGGTAACGTAAAAATGATTGGCAGTCCATTAAAATTTTCCCGTACACCAGTAGAAGTCAGGCATCATCCACCAGATGCCGGTGAACATACCGATGAAATACTAGCGAACTTAGGATTCACGAAATCAAATTAA
- a CDS encoding acyl-CoA dehydrogenase family protein, with protein MNFEFSEEQELLRTTVRNFVDKEIMPYVADWDRDGKFDPSIMQRLSDLGLMGVCIPEQYGGSGMDYNALAIVCEELERGDTAFRTAVSVHTGLNSMSLLQWGNEEQKQKYLVPQAKGEKVGAFGLTEPGAGSDVASLQTTAVKDGDYYVLNGQKTWISLCDTADHFLVFAYTDKSKKHHGISAFIVERSWDGFSSKAIKGKHGIRSGNTGELFFDNVKVPKENLLGEEGEGFKIAMASLDNGRFTVAAGAVGLIMACLEASVNYCHERKTFGKEIGKHQLVQQMVAKMEAGLQMSRLLVYRAGELKNQGKRNTRETSLAKWQACDFANKAADDAVQIHGAYGYSDEYPVERYLRNSKAPVIYEGTREIHTVMQAEYVLGYRKDKPLNHMLPAWDKELVSK; from the coding sequence ATGAACTTTGAATTCTCAGAAGAACAGGAATTACTTAGAACAACCGTCCGAAATTTTGTCGATAAAGAAATCATGCCATATGTTGCGGATTGGGATCGGGATGGAAAATTTGACCCATCCATTATGCAGCGCTTGTCCGATCTTGGCCTCATGGGCGTCTGTATTCCGGAACAATATGGTGGCAGTGGTATGGATTATAACGCACTGGCCATTGTGTGTGAAGAATTGGAACGCGGAGATACTGCCTTTCGTACCGCTGTTTCCGTGCATACCGGTCTAAATAGCATGTCTCTACTGCAATGGGGAAATGAAGAACAAAAACAAAAATATTTGGTACCCCAGGCAAAAGGCGAAAAAGTAGGAGCATTCGGTTTAACGGAACCTGGTGCTGGCTCAGATGTGGCCTCTCTACAGACAACTGCAGTCAAAGATGGCGATTACTATGTCCTAAACGGCCAGAAAACGTGGATCTCGCTTTGTGACACGGCTGACCATTTTCTTGTGTTCGCTTATACCGATAAATCAAAAAAACACCATGGCATTTCCGCGTTTATTGTGGAACGGTCATGGGATGGATTTTCGTCTAAGGCGATCAAAGGTAAACACGGCATCCGCTCTGGGAATACGGGAGAATTATTCTTTGATAATGTGAAAGTGCCTAAAGAGAATTTACTTGGTGAAGAAGGAGAAGGGTTCAAAATTGCCATGGCATCATTGGATAATGGCCGCTTCACCGTAGCTGCCGGTGCAGTTGGGCTAATCATGGCCTGCCTGGAAGCAAGCGTCAACTATTGCCACGAACGTAAAACATTTGGCAAAGAAATCGGTAAGCATCAACTTGTTCAGCAAATGGTTGCCAAGATGGAGGCTGGCTTGCAAATGAGCCGTTTACTCGTTTATCGTGCAGGAGAACTAAAAAATCAGGGTAAGCGAAACACCCGTGAAACGTCACTCGCCAAATGGCAAGCCTGTGATTTTGCCAACAAAGCTGCTGATGATGCCGTACAAATTCATGGCGCTTATGGGTATTCCGATGAATATCCAGTTGAGCGCTATCTAAGAAATTCTAAAGCACCGGTTATCTATGAAGGAACGCGTGAAATTCATACCGTTATGCAGGCTGAATATGTCTTAGGCTATCGGAAAGATAAACCGTTGAATCACATGTTGCCGGCCTGGGACAAAGAATTAGTATCGAAGTAG
- a CDS encoding PucR family transcriptional regulator: MRDSLSSTNFNEDFQSADQLADYIAEILECPITIEDSNHHLISYSKHSENIDEARISTIMSRKVPDKVINSLWKNGIMHKLFESDEPIAIPAIEEVGLGNRIAVSIRKNNEILGFIWAHTNDKALSDNKLQLLTEAAKLVKKFMLHSRTRKIKGEDAYNNFFWQLLMGDIDNESEIKQRAEQLGIQLDGNLAIVIIEFKNDITETIERHANYLLKTLNKVQIVLRLFDQKQLILLVQGAQVDHMKQLIIAFIQSFQQKMNTQLEICCMKSSIGLIYHSAINMTDSYKQALKVMELKDKFPDTLEGIYSYQDLGIYQFIEELRNKRQQMHYENESLEKLKAYDKKHHTELLPTLKIYLECDSNVNQAAKKMFIHANTMNYRLKRIEEVSGINLKNAHLKVTAYIDLLIESFDDM; the protein is encoded by the coding sequence ATGCGAGATTCACTATCCTCAACCAATTTTAACGAGGATTTTCAATCTGCAGACCAATTGGCCGATTACATTGCAGAAATTTTGGAATGCCCCATTACAATAGAAGATTCTAATCATCATTTGATTTCATACAGTAAGCATAGTGAAAATATTGATGAAGCAAGAATCTCAACGATTATGAGCAGAAAGGTACCGGATAAGGTGATTAACAGCCTTTGGAAAAATGGTATTATGCACAAATTGTTCGAAAGTGATGAGCCAATAGCTATTCCGGCAATCGAGGAAGTTGGTCTTGGTAATCGTATCGCTGTATCCATTCGCAAAAATAATGAAATACTCGGATTTATTTGGGCGCATACGAACGATAAAGCACTATCAGACAATAAATTGCAATTATTAACCGAAGCTGCCAAGTTGGTTAAAAAATTCATGCTGCATTCCCGAACCAGGAAAATTAAGGGGGAGGATGCGTATAACAATTTTTTCTGGCAGCTGCTAATGGGTGATATTGATAATGAAAGTGAAATTAAACAGCGGGCTGAGCAACTCGGGATACAATTGGATGGTAATCTCGCAATTGTTATCATTGAATTTAAAAATGATATAACAGAGACGATTGAAAGACATGCAAATTATTTGCTGAAAACCTTGAATAAAGTACAAATTGTTTTACGACTTTTTGATCAAAAACAACTGATTTTACTTGTTCAAGGAGCACAAGTCGATCATATGAAACAATTGATCATTGCATTTATTCAATCGTTTCAACAAAAAATGAATACCCAGTTGGAAATTTGCTGTATGAAGTCTTCCATAGGTTTAATCTATCATTCTGCTATAAATATGACCGACAGCTACAAACAAGCGTTAAAGGTGATGGAATTGAAAGATAAATTTCCGGATACATTGGAGGGAATTTATTCGTATCAGGATCTCGGCATTTATCAATTTATTGAAGAACTTCGTAATAAAAGACAGCAAATGCATTATGAAAACGAAAGCTTGGAGAAGTTAAAGGCATACGATAAGAAACATCATACAGAACTGTTACCCACGTTAAAAATTTATCTGGAATGTGATAGTAATGTGAATCAGGCTGCCAAAAAAATGTTCATTCACGCGAATACTATGAACTACCGTTTAAAGCGCATTGAAGAAGTAAGTGGAATAAATTTAAAAAATGCACATTTGAAGGTAACAGCATATATTGATTTGCTGATAGAAAGTTTTGACGATATGTGA
- a CDS encoding glutaminase: MVQGAANWNTEQTQEWLTNYVDDWVSFYRKHTGDGEVASYIPILAEAKQEYLGISIIGKNDMQIRSGDVDVPFTLQSVSKVFSFIVACIERGVGYMLDRVDVEPTGEAFNSIMHLEMRKVEKPFNPFINAGAITVTSMLAGRTSDEKLQPVIELMETMLGYRPSINVDVYESERDSSMRNRAIGYYLLETGFLESDLNITLETYFKQCSIEVTVDDLAKIGLILACDGEDPKTGEEIIPRQVARIAKALMLTCGMYNDSGKFATYVGIPAKSGVSGGILAVAPPRVREEILPFMDGCGIGVFGPALDEKGNSIAGIRLLRHIAKQWDLSVF, encoded by the coding sequence ATGGTGCAAGGCGCAGCAAATTGGAATACGGAACAAACACAGGAATGGTTAACCAATTATGTTGATGATTGGGTATCCTTTTATCGAAAACATACGGGTGATGGTGAAGTTGCTTCATATATCCCGATTTTGGCTGAAGCGAAACAGGAGTATCTGGGAATATCAATTATTGGAAAAAATGATATGCAGATTCGTTCTGGTGATGTGGATGTTCCATTTACATTGCAAAGTGTCTCAAAGGTTTTCAGTTTTATCGTAGCCTGTATCGAACGCGGGGTTGGTTATATGCTTGATCGAGTTGATGTCGAGCCAACCGGGGAGGCTTTTAATTCGATTATGCATCTGGAAATGCGCAAGGTGGAGAAGCCATTTAATCCATTCATAAATGCGGGGGCGATTACCGTGACATCCATGTTGGCGGGAAGGACTTCAGATGAGAAACTGCAACCCGTTATTGAATTAATGGAAACCATGCTTGGCTACCGCCCGTCGATAAATGTGGATGTTTATGAATCAGAGCGGGATTCATCGATGCGTAACCGGGCAATCGGTTATTATTTGCTGGAAACCGGGTTTCTGGAATCGGATTTGAATATTACATTAGAAACTTATTTCAAGCAATGTTCCATCGAAGTAACCGTTGATGATTTGGCGAAGATTGGTTTGATCCTGGCGTGTGATGGTGAGGATCCAAAAACAGGGGAAGAAATCATCCCACGTCAGGTAGCACGTATCGCAAAAGCGTTGATGCTGACGTGCGGGATGTACAATGACTCTGGAAAATTCGCAACATATGTAGGTATCCCAGCCAAAAGTGGTGTTTCAGGGGGGATTCTTGCTGTTGCACCACCACGGGTACGTGAAGAAATTTTGCCATTCATGGACGGATGTGGCATCGGCGTGTTCGGACCGGCATTAGACGAGAAAGGCAATAGTATCGCCGGTATCCGCCTGTTAAGACACATAGCCAAACAATGGGATCTCAGCGTGTTTTAG
- the mreBH gene encoding rod-share determining protein MreBH, with translation MLSNAEIGIDLGTANILIYSKSKGVVLNEPSVVAIDINTKNVVAVGAEAKEMVGKTPQNIVPIRPLKDGVIADYDVTAQMLKELLKKVSKKMGHSMRKPTIVVCTPSGSTTVERRAIHNAVTSYGAKNVHLIEEPVAAAIGADLPVEEPVANVVVDIGGGTSEVGIISFGGVVSCNSIRTGGDKMDEEITQYIRKNYNILIGERTAENVKMEIGYAYPDHKEETMDVRGRDMVTGLPKTVTVSSFEIHNALKESLDQILEAIRATLESCPPELSGDIVDHGIVLTGGGALLNGMKEWLANEIIVPVHIAPNPLESVAIGTGRALKMITKLQKAAK, from the coding sequence ATGTTATCTAATGCAGAGATTGGAATAGATTTGGGCACGGCCAATATATTAATTTATTCAAAGTCAAAAGGTGTTGTTCTGAACGAGCCATCTGTTGTGGCGATTGATATTAATACGAAAAATGTTGTTGCAGTTGGTGCTGAGGCGAAAGAAATGGTTGGGAAAACTCCACAAAATATTGTCCCGATCCGACCATTAAAAGACGGTGTTATCGCGGATTATGATGTAACCGCCCAAATGCTTAAAGAGCTTTTAAAGAAGGTTAGCAAAAAAATGGGACATTCGATGCGGAAACCAACGATCGTTGTGTGCACCCCATCCGGAAGTACGACGGTTGAGCGTCGTGCCATTCATAATGCGGTCACAAGCTATGGGGCGAAAAACGTCCATTTAATTGAGGAACCAGTTGCAGCTGCGATCGGCGCTGATTTACCGGTTGAGGAACCAGTTGCCAATGTTGTCGTTGATATTGGCGGTGGTACATCTGAAGTAGGCATCATTTCATTTGGCGGCGTGGTATCTTGTAATTCAATTCGCACCGGTGGCGACAAAATGGATGAGGAAATCACGCAATACATTCGCAAAAACTATAACATTTTAATCGGTGAACGTACCGCTGAAAATGTCAAAATGGAAATCGGTTATGCTTATCCAGACCATAAAGAGGAAACAATGGATGTTCGTGGACGTGATATGGTTACTGGCCTGCCGAAAACAGTGACCGTTTCCTCCTTTGAAATTCACAACGCGTTAAAAGAATCTCTGGACCAAATATTGGAAGCCATCCGGGCAACCCTGGAAAGCTGCCCTCCAGAATTAAGTGGTGATATTGTCGATCACGGTATCGTATTAACTGGTGGTGGCGCCCTTTTGAACGGTATGAAAGAATGGCTGGCAAACGAAATCATTGTCCCTGTTCATATCGCACCAAACCCACTCGAATCCGTCGCAATCGGCACCGGCCGCGCATTGAAAATGATTACCAAATTACAAAAAGCTGCAAAATAA
- a CDS encoding CAP domain-containing protein — protein MWKKFGIATAITTALVFGGALSSVDASAGTDHSTNQTYTVNGSHNLLNNYLNHCHINSNQQGDNQKQQADQPKQDQPQQTENEDQAQQTEQQPAQTENSEAPADKPAADKQESKDDGQAQGLSQFEQQVVDLTNQERQKQGLSPLKADTELSKVAHEKSRDMSANNYFSHNSPNYGSPFDMMKSYGISYKTAGENIAKGQKSPEEVVNGWMNSEGHRANILNPDFTHIGVGHVENGNYWTQEFIGK, from the coding sequence ATGTGGAAAAAATTTGGCATTGCCACTGCAATAACAACAGCTCTGGTTTTTGGCGGAGCATTATCATCGGTTGATGCATCAGCTGGTACTGATCATTCAACAAATCAAACATATACAGTGAATGGTTCTCACAATCTATTAAACAATTATTTGAACCATTGTCATATTAATTCGAACCAACAGGGTGATAATCAAAAACAACAAGCTGATCAGCCAAAACAAGATCAGCCGCAACAGACAGAAAATGAAGATCAGGCTCAACAAACGGAGCAACAACCAGCACAAACGGAAAATTCCGAAGCACCCGCAGACAAGCCGGCTGCCGATAAACAAGAAAGCAAAGACGATGGACAAGCGCAGGGATTAAGTCAATTTGAACAACAAGTAGTTGACTTAACCAACCAGGAACGTCAAAAACAGGGATTGTCACCACTGAAAGCAGACACGGAATTGAGTAAAGTAGCTCATGAAAAATCTCGTGATATGAGTGCCAACAATTACTTCTCACATAACAGCCCGAACTATGGCTCACCATTTGACATGATGAAGTCGTACGGTATCAGCTACAAAACTGCTGGTGAAAACATTGCCAAAGGTCAAAAATCACCAGAAGAAGTAGTTAATGGTTGGATGAATAGTGAAGGCCACCGTGCCAACATTTTAAATCCTGACTTTACCCACATTGGCGTTGGTCATGTAGAAAACGGAAACTACTGGACACAAGAATTCATTGGAAAATAA
- a CDS encoding YfiT family bacillithiol transferase, with translation MDVRYPIGKLQVPEMVTLENIREWLKEIETYTIRLRETVDSLSDEELSRTYRDGSWTVRQLVHHIADSQLNMYQRLKLALTDDNPTVPAFDQDEWAILPDTKLNVESSIKMLEGINERIVSLGYSLTEKQLERAFTLQKSDEITVAAKIAKLNWHEEHHLAHIKIALSK, from the coding sequence ATGGATGTAAGATATCCGATTGGGAAATTACAAGTTCCCGAAATGGTAACATTAGAAAATATTCGAGAATGGCTAAAGGAAATCGAAACTTACACGATTCGATTAAGGGAAACTGTTGATTCACTAAGTGATGAGGAATTAAGCAGAACATATCGTGATGGCAGCTGGACAGTTCGTCAACTTGTTCATCACATTGCAGATTCTCAGTTGAACATGTATCAACGTTTGAAGCTGGCTTTGACAGATGACAATCCAACAGTACCAGCTTTTGATCAAGATGAGTGGGCGATTCTGCCGGATACAAAGCTTAATGTAGAAAGTTCTATTAAAATGCTAGAAGGTATAAATGAGCGCATTGTATCTTTAGGGTATAGTTTAACTGAAAAACAATTAGAGCGAGCTTTTACTCTCCAAAAAAGTGATGAAATAACAGTCGCAGCAAAAATTGCAAAATTAAACTGGCACGAAGAACACCACTTAGCCCATATAAAAATCGCGTTATCAAAGTAG
- a CDS encoding DUF3870 domain-containing protein: MNTVFIAGHARLPSGMAAKSIYETLTITAEIDKKYGVIVTAGCTLATLHGREYVQQLLRGYSLQDGIEKPLQEVRERYLGKAGNALESALKDLYKQYEQYQHGVKEQLD; this comes from the coding sequence ATGAACACCGTTTTTATTGCAGGACATGCCAGACTGCCATCCGGAATGGCGGCGAAAAGTATTTATGAAACATTGACGATTACAGCGGAAATTGATAAAAAATATGGGGTTATTGTAACAGCAGGCTGTACACTGGCAACCTTGCATGGCAGGGAATATGTACAACAGTTATTGCGAGGCTATAGTTTACAGGACGGCATTGAGAAGCCTCTGCAGGAAGTACGCGAGCGTTATCTGGGTAAGGCAGGGAACGCACTGGAATCGGCGTTGAAAGATTTGTATAAGCAGTATGAGCAGTATCAACATGGAGTAAAAGAGCAATTAGATTGA